From one Candidatus Methanoperedens sp. genomic stretch:
- a CDS encoding TIM barrel protein — translation HAFIASNAYGLSLDDYFELGSYIHQVHLHDNFGILEPEEAMFGDRHLPIGLGKINFREVFKNILKTNARNLILEVKNLAREDTLKSLAQIREFCSLRSGLIPPAISHSIEQTVACIQ, via the coding sequence GTCATGCGTTTATTGCCTCCAATGCTTATGGGTTATCCCTGGACGATTATTTTGAATTAGGTAGCTATATACATCAAGTGCATCTTCATGATAACTTTGGCATTCTGGAACCTGAAGAAGCAATGTTTGGAGACCGCCACCTTCCTATTGGACTTGGAAAAATAAATTTCAGGGAAGTATTTAAAAACATATTAAAGACAAATGCAAGAAACCTGATTCTGGAGGTTAAAAATTTGGCGAGGGAAGATACGCTGAAAAGCCTTGCACAAATCAGAGAATTTTGCAGTTTGAGGTCTGGATTAATTCCTCCTGCAATATCGCATTCCATTGAACAGACTGTCGCATGCATTCAATAG